Proteins encoded within one genomic window of Fragaria vesca subsp. vesca linkage group LG1, FraVesHawaii_1.0, whole genome shotgun sequence:
- the LOC101304608 gene encoding uncharacterized protein LOC101304608, which produces MAQGEPSLSDSLLDPSLSRNTSFSRLNAQAPEFVPNRSPAAASPPPLPQPLYSPPLTPAPFHVPIQVVPPPPPPLVHHRHHLPVHYHHHPYYASGFSGDQDQPTSDEQPPPDHATSSKSHKLSDEATSKVLNQVEYYFSDLNLATTDHLMRFISKDPEGFVPISVVASFKKIKALVNSHSQLATVLRNSSKLVVHEDGKKVRRQHPLTQSDMEELQSRIVVAENLPEDHCHQNLMKIFSAAGSVKTIRTCQPQTSNNNSSSASRSAKADGMHFSNKLHAFVEYESPELAEKAVAELNEEGNWRSGLRVRLMLRRLSKPGQVRGKKGQDGEVQLEEEDASAPEQNHANEKQSDDTSRQFDAHSHEQGEEHGNDKESGQRKARNRQGGRGRGRGRGQYHHNNRNHVGTSHNSSMGSSEQPGIGVSVAKQPPGPRMPDGTRGFAMGRGKPVTVNIAQ; this is translated from the exons ATGGCCCAAGGCGAACCCAGTCTCTCCGATTCTCTATTAGATCCATCTCTCTCCCGAAACACTTCATTCAGCCGCCTCAATGCCCAGGCCCCAGAGTTCGTCCCCAATCGGAGTCCCGCCGCCGCATCCCCGCCGCCTCTCCCTCAGCCGCTCTACTCTCCGCCTCTCACTCCCGCTCCTTTCCATGTTCCGATCCAGGTCGTCCCTCCTCCTCCGCCTCCTCTCGTCCATCACCGTCATCACTTGCCCGTTCACTACCATCACCATCCCTATTACGCTTCCGGATTTTCCGGAGACCAAGACCAACCGACGTCGGACGAGCAACCGCCGCCGGATCACGCTACCTCCTCCAAGTCTCACAAGCTTTCCGATGAAGCTACTTCCAAGGTTTTGAATCAG GTGGAGTATTATTTCAGCGATCTGAACTTAGCTACAACTGATCATCTTATGAGGTTCATAAGTAAAGACCCTGAAGGATTTG TGCCAATATCTGTTGTTGCATCTTTCAAGAAGATTAAGGCCCTTGTAAATAGTCATTCCCAGCTTGCAACTGTTTTGCGGAATTCCTCAAAGCTT GTGGTGCATGAAGATGGGAAGAAGGTCAGACGTCAGCATCCTCTGACTCAGTCAGATATGGAGGAGTTGCAA TCTCGCATTGTTGTTGCTGAAAATTTACCCGAGGATCATTGCCACCAAAACCTCATGAAGATTTTCTCTGCTGCTGGGAG TGTAAAGACAATTCGTACCTGTCAGCCACAAACCTCAAATAATAATTCTTCCTCAGCATCCAGATCAGCAAAAGCAGATGGCATGCATTTCAGTAACAAG TTGCATGCATTTGTGGAATATGAATCCCCTGAGCTGGCAGAGAAAGCT GTGGCTGAACTTAATGAAGAGGGGAACTGGAGGAGTGGACTTAGAGTCCGGTTAATGCTTAGACGCCTG TCAAAACCTGGTCAAGTGCGAGGGAAAAAGGGGCAGGATGGGGAAGTGCAATTAGAGGAAGAGGATGCTTCTGCACCTGAACAAAATCATGCCAATGAGAAACAATCAGACGATACTTCCCGGCAGTTTGATGCTCATTCACATGAACAA GGAGAGGAACATGGCAATGATAAGGAGAGCGGGCAAAGGAAAGCGCGTAATCGACAAGGAGGACGCGGTAGGGGACGTGGGCGGGGTCAATACCACCACAATAATCGAAATCATGTTGGGACGTCTCATAACAGTTCAATGGGTAGTAGCGAGCAGCCAGGAATAGGTGTCAGTGTAGCCAAACAGCCTCCTGGACCTCGTATGCCGGATGGGACAAGAGGATTTGCAATGGGTCGGGGGAAGCCAGTTACTGTTAATATTGCACAATGA
- the LOC101304903 gene encoding outer envelope pore protein 37, chloroplastic-like has translation MKKMKMKKKKKEGGKAAYESSHSIGIYQRAMAESEAAVAPPTLPNPNHHPPESPPPPPPPAPNPIASCISSKIKRPSVRVTSEFDSDSAVFFHKVSCKVLDSLAKLKLSFSNDHKGDLSPPHLSFISRYLSLHYNFEDQSTLLNSSIDVGPRVQFRASHDLKAQQGEVSMVTQLADPGYALQLSSHFPSAGFPKATLKFPLGEVTLEEKEEEEANKILSVDGIVKAQLLNGLCTARYVHDDLKLRYSFKDEEMSFIPSISLPSNALSFAFKRRFGPSDKLSYWYNFDSDYWSAVYKHTYGKDLKLKAGYDSEVRLGWASLWVGDEAGKAKTAPLKMKVQFMLQVPQDDIRSSALMFRVKKRWDI, from the exons ATGAAAAAAATGAAAATGAAAAAAAAGAAAAAAGAAGGTGGGAAGGCAGCATATGAGTCATCACACTCGATAGGCATCTACCAGCGAGCGATGGCAGAGTCAGAAGCAGCAGTAGCACCACCCACCCTTCCGAACCCTAACCACCACCCGCCTGAATCTCCACCTCCGCCACCGCCGCCAGCTCCGAATCCGATAGCGAGCTGCATCTCCTCCAAAATCAAAAGGCCTTCGGTCCGAGTGACGTCGGAGTTCGACAGCGACTCGGCGGTGTTCTTCCACAAGGTGTCATGCAAGGTGTTGGACAGTCTGGCCAAGCTGAAGCTCTCCTTCAGCAACGACCACAAGGGCGACCTCTCTCCGCCTCACCTCTCCTTCATCTCTCGCTACCTCTCCCTCCACTACAACTTTGAAGATCAGTCCACTCTCCTCAACAGCTCCATCGATGTTGGTCCCCGTGTGCAGTTCCGTGCTTCCCATGATCTCAAGGCCCAACAAGGCGAGGTCTCAATGGTTACCCAGCTCGCTGACCCTGGCTATGCTCTTCAGCTCTCTTCTCATTTCCCTTCTGCTGGCTTT CCTAAAGCTACCCTTAAATTCCCCCTTGGTGAAGTTACTTTGGAGGAAAAAGAAGAGGAGGAGGCGAACAAAATATTATCTGTGGATGGCATTGTTAAAGCCCAACTTTTGAACGGCCTCTGCACTGCTCGCTATGTACATGACGATTTGAAGTTACGATACTCATTCAAG GATGAGGAGATGTCTTTTATCCCATCTATTTCTCTGCCTTCAAATGCATTGTCATTTGCTTTTAAGCGTCGGTTTGGTCCTTCAGACAAGTTGAG TTACTGGTACAATTTTGATTCCGACTACTGGAGTGCGGTTTACAAGCATACATATGGCAAGGACCTAAAACTTAAAGCTGGTTATGATTCAGAGGTGCGCCTCGGCTGGGCATCTCTTTGG GTTGGGGATGAAGCTGGCAAAGCAAAGACAGCTCCATTGAAGATGAAGGTTCAATTCATGCTCCAAGTACCGCAAGATGACATTAGATCATCAGCCTTGATGTTCCGGGTTAAAAAGAGATGGGACATATAG
- the LOC101305205 gene encoding uncharacterized protein LOC101305205, which yields MSSLIPLRLLLPPLSPTITLQYPPFQLPSSKSSFKSFSSSYLPCAWNTTSSPSKRRKWLCGHMGRDQDIDNRSTEDKSGMQMFGSDEEIGTQIPTQAQSVVEGSGSVMVSEFRPAADVDYLQELLAIQQQGPRSIGFFGTRNMGFMHQELIEILSYAMVITKNHIYTSGASGTNAAVIRGALRAEKPELLTVILPQSLKKQPPESQELLSKVKNVIEKPHNDHLPLLEASRLCNMDIISHVQQVICFAFHDSKLLMETCQEAKNLRKIVTLFYLD from the exons ATGAGCAGCCTCATACCTTTGAGGCTTTTGTTGCCTCCTCTATCCCCCACCATTACTCTCCAATATCCTCCTTTCCAGTTACCCTCCTCCAAGTCCTCCTTCAAATCCTTCTCCTCCTCCTATCTGCCATGTGCCTGGAACACCACCTCTTCTCCCTCCAAACGCCGCAAG TGGCTTTGCGGACATATGGGAAGAGATCAAGATATAGACAATCGATCAACTGAAGACAAGAGTGGCATGCAAATGTTTGGTTCTGATGAAGAAATAGGCACCCAAATCCCTACTCAAGCTCAATCTGTTGTTGAAGGATCGGGATCAGTTATGGTTTCAGAGTTTAGACCTGCAGCTGATGTGGATTATCTGCAG GAGTTATTAGCCATTCAGCAACAAGGGCCCAGATCAATTGGCTTTTTTGGGACCCGCAATATGGGATTCATGCATCAAGAACTTATTGAGATACTTAGTTATGCGATGGTTATCACT AAAAATCACATTTATACATCAGGAGCATCTGGTACTAATGCAGCTGTTATCAGGGGTGCTTTAAGAGCAGAGAAGCCAGAACTGCTTACTGTAATCTTGCCTCAAAGCTTGAAAAAGCAACCTCCTGAGAGCCAGGAATTATTGTCGAAA GTCAAGAATGTGATAGAGAAGCCTCACAATGATCATCTACCTCTGCTAGAAGCCAGCAG GTTGTGCAATATGGACATCATTTCACATGTACAGCAAGTAATATGCTTCGCGTTCCATGACAGTAAATTGTTAATGGAAACTTGTCAAGAGGCAAAAAATCTGCGGAAAATTGTGACGCTGTTCTACCTGGATTAA
- the LOC101305502 gene encoding uncharacterized protein LOC101305502, which produces MALLRLPYLFSSSTPNQSSLITCQTHPFSSVRTKKREVSRLYASSSGGKSDPYLMDSEERREWRDKIRQVLDKNPDLEEELDPSERSKKVQDLLTNYPLVVDEDDPEWPDDADGRGFKLDNFFDKITIKNNPRKKNENDDDDDDSDDEIVWQDDNYIRPIKDVTTSEWEDTVFKDISPLVILVHNRYKRPKENERIRTELEKAVQIIWNCRLPSPRCVAIDAVTEHYLVSALQVSVYPELIFTKAGKILYREKEIRSGDELSKVMAFFYYGAAKPPCLNGIGDRQEEIPSIPINAQP; this is translated from the exons ATGGCTCTGCTGAGGCTCCCATATCTCTTCTCGTCATCAACACCAAACCAATCTTCATTGATTACTTGTCAAACGCATCCGTTCAGTTCAGTCAGAACAAAGAAAAGAGAGGTTTCCAGATTATATGCCTCTAGTTCAGGTGGCAAGAGCGACCCCTATTTGATGGACTCTGAAGAGAGACGTGAATGGAGAGACAAGATCAGGCAAGTGTTAGATAAGAACCCAGATTTGGAGGAGGAGCTAGACCCTAGTGAAAGGAGCAAGAAAGTGCAGGACCTTCTGACCAACTATCCTCTTGTTGTGGATGAGGATGATCCTGAATGGCCTGACGATGCTGACGGCCGGGGTTTCAAGTTGGATAATTTCTTTGACAAGATTACTATCAAGAACAATCCCAGGAAGAAGAATGAGAATGACGACGACGACGACGATAGTGACGACGAAATTGTATGGCAAGATGATAATTACATTCGTCCCATCAAAGATGTAACTACTTCAGAATGGGAAGATACCGTTTTCAAGGACATTAGCCCTTTGGTCATTCTTGTCCATAATCGCTATAAAAG ACCAAAAGAAAATGAAAGAATTCGCACTGAACTGGAGAAGGCTGTACAAATTATATGGAATTGCAGGCTACCTTCACCAAGA TGTGTTGCAATTGATGCTGTTACTGAGCATTACTTGGTGTCTGCTCTCCAAGTGTCTGTCTACCCTGAGCTCATCTTCACTAAGGCTGGGAAGATATTGTATCGTGAGAAAG AAATAAGAAGTGGAGATGAACTCTCAAAAGTGATGGCTTTCTTTTACTATGGAGCAGCCAAACCACCCTGTTTGAATGGAATCGGAGATAGGCAGGAAGAAATTCCATCCATTCCTATCAATGCCCAACCATGA
- the LOC101305789 gene encoding poly(ADP-ribose) glycohydrolase 1-like, which yields MEEREELKSILGYLPVVARSRSLFWPSQAVETLKDLGRGRVNSGEVLFTAISDLRRSLSASTSDPLTPGAADGYALFFDEIMSREESGKWFGEVLPALANLVLRLPSLLQVHYQNADARLNTALRLLDSQQPGLVLLSQELISALLGCSLFCLFPVTDRSAKHLPTINFDHLFAALYDSYNQKQESKIWCIIHYFEKITSRMPMGFVSFERKVLPLEPTPLRISYPKAEFWSNSVIPLCRFEVHRSGFIEDQSSGALEVDFANKYIGGGALHRGCVQEEIRFMINPELIASMLFMPSMADNEAIEIVGAERFSNYTGYASSFRFCGDYVDERDSDSLGRRKTRIIAIDALCSPGMKQYKQELLLRETNKAFCGFVPRSGYRENNRLVRENELCSVDSTEIQSLDYVDDIGIATGNWGCGAFGGDPKVKTIVQWLAASQARRPLISYYTFDMKALENLDQVSRWIQQHQWTVGDLWDLLVEYSLQRWKGETNEGFFTWLLPSLLASNTDMLD from the exons ATGGAAGAGAGGGAGGAGTTGAAGTCAATACTAGGCTACTTGCCGGTGGTGGCACGGAGCCGGAGTCTTTTCTGGCCATCACAGGCGGTGGAGACACTCAAGGACTTGGGCAGGGGTCGTGTCAATTCCGGGGAGGTTCTATTCACAGCCATCTCCGACCTCAGGCGCTCTCTTTCGGCCTCCACCTCTGATCCTCTCACTCCTGGTGCCGCAGACGGATACGCCCTCTTCTTCGATGAG ATCATGTCCAGGGAGGAATCTGGCAAGTGGTTTGGAGAGGTGTTACCCGCATTAGCAAATTTGGTTTTGCGGTTGCCCTCTTTGTTGCAAGTTCACTATCAAAATGCAGATGCCCGACTCAATACTGCTCTTCGTTTACTTGATTCACAACAACCCGGATTAGTGCTCCTCAGCCAG GAACTAATTAGTGCTCTTCTTGGGTGCTCTCTATTTTGTTTGTTCCCAGTCACTGATAGAAGTGCCAAGCATCTCCCAACAATCAATTTTGATCATTTGTTTGC TGCTCTGTATGACAGTTATAATCAAAAACAGGAGAGTAAGATATGGTGCATTATACACTACTTTGAAAAGATAACTTCACGCATGCCTATGGGTTTTGTCTCGTTTGAGCGGAAAGTACTTCCTCTGGAACCAACTCCCCTAAGAATTTCTTATCCGAAAGCTGAGTTTTGGAGCAATTCAGTCATTCCACTCTGCCGTTTTGAG GTTCACAGGTCAGGCTTCATAGAAGATCAATCAAGTGGAGCTTTGGAAGTTGATTTTGCAAACAAGTATATAGGAGGTGGTGCTCTTCATAGGGGCTGTGTACAG GAAGAGATCCGTTTCATGATCAACCCCGAGTTAATTGCTAGCATGCTGTTCATGCCATCTATGGCAGATAATGAGGCTATAGAAATTGTTGGTGCGGAAAGATTTTCGAATTATACAGG GTATGCTTCTTCATTTCGATTTTGTGGTGACTATGTGGACGAAAGGGATTCAGACTCTCTTGGAAGACGTAAAACCAGGATTATTGCAATAGACGCATTATGCAGCCCAGGGATGAAACAGTATAAACAAGAGTTACTCCTCCG GGAGACCAATAAGGCCTTCTGTGGCTTTGTTCCTCGATCGGGATATCGGGAGAACAATAGATTAGTTCGTGAGAATGAACTCTGTTCAGTCGATTCTACCGAGATTCAGTCTTTGGATTATGTGGATGATATTGGGATTGCAACTGGGAATTGGGGATGCGGTGCTTTTGGAGGAGATCCTAAAGTGAAGACCATAGTTCAATGGCTTGCTGCATCTCAG GCACGAAGACCTTTGATTTCATACTACACTTTTGACATGAAGGCATTGGAAAACCTTGACCAG GTAAGCCGATGGATACAGCAGCACCAATGGACAGTAGGAGATCTCTGGGATCTGTTGGTGGAGTACTCATTGCAGAGATGGAAGGGAGAGACTAATGAAGGATTCTTTACATGGCTTCTTCCATCTCTACTTGCCTCTAATACAGACATGTTGGATTGA